GGCCGGAAACAGCCCATAACCTGCTGCTTTCGGCCGCGGTCCAGGTTTCGCTGCCCGGACTGACCGAGCTGTACACCACGCCCAACCCGGCTCTGAATCTGTCGCCCATCTCGGCGTCCAGCGCCACCTCGGCCCCGGTCTGGGAGAACAGCGAGTCGCGCACCTGCTGGGAGAACGAAAACTCCACGGCCAGCGGAAAGCCGGCCAGCCACGGTTCGCGGTAGCCGACTTCCAGCGACTGCCAGTCCACAGCGGGACGCCGCCAGTTCAGGGACGCGGTTCTGGCCGTGCCGAACAAGTTGTTCATCCGCAGGCTGACCAGTCCCGCGATACCCCGGCTGTTACCTCCGCCCGTGCCGAGAGCGGCCTCGATTCTGCTGCCGGGGAATTCCTCGGCCTCCAGGGCGATATCGGCAAGCGCCTCCGACCGGCCCCGGTTGATCCGCACCGAATCGACCCGGCGGAACAGTCCGCTGGCCAGCAGTCTGCCCCGCGCCCGCTCGACCGTGCGCTCGCTGTAGGGTTCGCCGGGGGCTAGTCCGGTAAGGCGACGGAGGATATCCGGGCGGGTCCGGCCGGTGCGGATATTCACTTCGCCCAGCCGCACGAACCGGCCCCTGTCGACTGTGAAACTGACCACCGCGCGGCCGTCTTCGGCGAGATCCAGACCGGTCAGCCCGGCCGTGCAGAACGGGTAGCCCCGGTCGGCGAAATGGCGGACAATCCGCTCCATGGCTGCGGATATTTTTCGCTCGCCCAGCTCCGCGCCCGGGTTCAGCCCCAGGGAGCGAATGATCCGCTGCCGTTCGACGCCGCCGACGCCGGTGATCTCCACCGAGGCGACCCGCACAGGGGGTAATTCTTCGCCGGAGTCAGTGGCGGTGGCGGGGCTCGCGACCAACGCCAGTGCAAAAAATAAGGGTGATATGTGCATTATCATTCTCATAAGCTCTTGGATACCACGGTTTTGTTGGTAAAAAATTTTGTTGGTAAAAAAATTAAAAGAAATATTTGAGTTCGGCCCGTCCGTAATGGGTGAAATCGTTCAGCAGGTAATCCGTGCGTCCGGTGTAGCGGAAATGGAGCATCATCCGCTCGCCCGGCTCGACACTGACCGCGGCGGTGGCCCGGTAGCTTGTGCCTGGACGGGCGCTGCCGAGCACCTCCACCAGCATCACGTCCAGGGACCCCGGTCCGCTCAGGCGCGAGACTCTCAGCCCGGCCTCGATCCGTCCGGAGCCGCCCAGGAAACGGGTCAGCGAGCCGCCCGCGCCGAACCTGCGGTAGCTCTCGCTTTCGCCCTCGACCTCGAAGCGGCCGAGGTCCAGATCGGCGCCCGCGCGCCACTGCTCGCCGAGATTGACCACGAACCCGTTGTCCAGTCTCAGGCTGGACACCCGGCTGCGCCCGCCGGAGAGCTGGAGACGGCGGAGGCGGCCAAGCTCTGCGGTGGGAGACCACTCGACCCCCTCGGCCAGGGGCACGCGGAGCTGGAGTCGAAGTTTACGGTCGGCGAACTCCTCGGAACCGCTCTCGAACCGGCGGTCGAGGTTAGTGTTCCAGACCAGTTCGAGACGGCTGAACACGGCCGGTTTTTTCCACTGGACAGTCAGGTCGGTATTGATCCAGGTCTGGGCCAGCAGCGAGTTTTGATCGTCGTTAAGCGCCGAGGGCAGCATCAGGTAGAGCTTCCACTTCTCACTCAGCGTGCTTTCGCGTTCCAGGCGGGCCGTGGCGCTCCAGGCCATCCGGCTGATAACCGTCCGCGCGGAATCCACCCATTCGGTCAGGTCCAGATTCTGGCGGGCGGTGAATTTAAGGCTGGCTGTCTGGCGCGGATCGATCTCGGCCGGCAGGACCTCGCGGCGATGGGTTCCCTGCTCGGCGCCCACATAGGTCCCGTCCTCCAGATACGCGCCATCGTCGGGGTACCGCTCCGGCAGGTAAACCGCCCGGTTGCGCAGGCTGGAACCGTGAGACAGCTCATAGACCACGTGCGACTGCCACCTGCCCGCGAATCCCCCGCCGAACACCTCGACCCTGCCGGCGGTGGAGCTGGTGCGGCCGAGGTTGCCGCGGACGTACTGCTGGCGGCGATGGCCCAGCCGTCCGCGGACACGAAGCGCGCCGGGTCCGTTCCAGGATGTCTCCAGCTGGACCGCCCGCGCCCTGGTCGCCCCGGACCACAAAGCAGTTCCGGCGGCCTGTTCGTCGGTGTCGCGGCCCAGCAGCGACAACCCCAGCTCCAGCCGGGGAGAAAGCTCGGTGTTCAGCCGGCCGGTCAGTTCCAGGTGACGGCTGCCGGTGATCCCGAACCCCAGGTCCGGCGAGGTCCGCTCCTCGCGCTCGACTCCGAACGAGGAGTTGGTGCGGCCGAGAGCCAGCGCCAGCGAGCCGTTGTCCCGCCTGCGGTAACTGTTGAACAGGCCGGTTCCGGCCGTGGTATCGGATGGCAGGCGGCGCGTATCGATATCGAGCCTGCGCCAGGCCGCGGAGAGCGCCTCCGACGGTTTGAGTGCTACGCCCCAGGTTCTGCGGCTGGCTCGCTCCCCGGAGGTGCGGCTCAGCCTGCCCCAGCCCGATTCGATTGCAAGCCCGGCGGGAAGGTCCAATCTGGCTCCGGCCTCGGCCAGGTTCTCACCGGGGGTGTTGCGGGTGTTGCCGCCGGAGGCAAGCGGGAGCAGATTCCAGTTGCGCTCGAAATCGGCCTGGTAGCGTCGTCCGGCGAACGAGAAATCACGCTGAACTCCCCGCTGGCCCGCATCGATACTGAGCCGGGCCGGCAGGGCTCCTAGGGCCAGAGTGTCCAGGCGGACGGATATCCGGTGGGCGGAGCGGGCCGGAGCGCGGCGGGCGGTGAACAGGTTGAGGGTGCGTTTGAGCACTGCGCCCTCGCCCTCGATACTGAGGCGGGGCAGGGGGGTGGCGGCGAACGCCAGCCCGGCGCGGTCGTCGCGCGACGGCGGAGTTACCTCGCCGGCCGGTTCGTACTGGCCATTGCCCGCGCCGACCCAGGTATAGCCCCCGGAAGCCGCGTCGAACTCATAGCTGCCCAGCGGCAGCCCGACGCGGTTGAAACTGACCATGTAGTCGCCGCCGCCGGGGCCGGTGTACCGGAAGTATGGTTTGCCGGAGCTGTCAAACAGCAT
This genomic window from Candidatus Glassbacteria bacterium contains:
- a CDS encoding BamA/TamA family outer membrane protein, whose protein sequence is MRMIMHISPLFFALALVASPATATDSGEELPPVRVASVEITGVGGVERQRIIRSLGLNPGAELGERKISAAMERIVRHFADRGYPFCTAGLTGLDLAEDGRAVVSFTVDRGRFVRLGEVNIRTGRTRPDILRRLTGLAPGEPYSERTVERARGRLLASGLFRRVDSVRINRGRSEALADIALEAEEFPGSRIEAALGTGGGNSRGIAGLVSLRMNNLFGTARTASLNWRRPAVDWQSLEVGYREPWLAGFPLAVEFSFSQQVRDSLFSQTGAEVALDAEMGDRFRAGLGVVYSSVSPGSETWTAAESSRLWAVSGRAVWSNILPPVNPSEGFRIAAAGSIGNRRVSGVDSREVRATVDGELYRRIGLAHHVAALSGGVSLVSRGDGTPGEIPWHARIPVGGTLAGGVPVRGHPEETTRAVRSAWLGIEYRLLTGDTGRLFVFYDLAVIEQASQQTGSWRTSALHGIGGGIQAGTRLGLLEIAVAVDPERGPGEGRVHVRLAESF